Proteins co-encoded in one Metabacillus sp. KUDC1714 genomic window:
- the abbA gene encoding antirepressor AbbA — protein METTLKKLTSEDQKLLVEILIRQQYAIEIVSSELNDIEVGAKSTDEVTYNRLVSLFDLLRIK, from the coding sequence ATGGAAACGACATTGAAAAAACTAACATCTGAAGATCAAAAATTATTAGTAGAAATTTTAATTCGTCAACAATATGCAATTGAAATTGTAAGTAGTGAATTGAATGATATTGAAGTAGGGGCTAAGAGCACAGATGAAGTAACATACAATCGCTTGGTCTCCCTTTTCGATTTGCTGAGAATAAAATAA
- a CDS encoding DUF3993 domain-containing protein: MRLNRLLCCIVLFIGIFPFSQQTLAEKLEGSSRDEVLIYLQNAFDAQISLTEKIRSKQEIEQILSTYFEDELIEKYINENVHPLDGQFIVYGTDFPIYTIPFFTYGVKTKVIEQGDERIIYEFFPASIEGPVGYDDHYEVVKMHKTNEGWKIYSIENETNEPVLIEDQKTPIDDKVENDVIQTTSTEHQLRNKNTSNQLKILNQFDIENTVTFFNQYIKELKSISFFSWYYMQTKNVSNEYKMMENDEFSSSF; this comes from the coding sequence TTGAGACTAAATCGATTGCTCTGTTGTATTGTCCTTTTTATTGGCATTTTTCCATTTTCTCAACAAACATTAGCTGAAAAACTTGAAGGATCATCTCGAGATGAGGTACTGATTTACCTCCAAAATGCATTTGATGCACAAATCTCACTAACTGAAAAAATTAGGTCAAAACAGGAAATCGAACAAATTTTATCAACTTATTTCGAGGATGAATTGATTGAAAAATATATAAATGAAAATGTTCATCCGCTAGATGGTCAATTTATCGTGTATGGAACAGACTTCCCAATCTATACAATTCCTTTTTTTACGTATGGTGTAAAAACGAAAGTAATAGAACAAGGAGATGAGCGTATCATCTATGAATTTTTCCCTGCTTCTATAGAAGGACCAGTTGGATATGATGACCATTATGAAGTAGTGAAAATGCATAAAACAAATGAAGGCTGGAAGATATATTCGATTGAAAATGAAACAAATGAACCTGTTTTGATAGAAGATCAAAAAACTCCAATTGATGACAAAGTGGAGAATGATGTAATACAAACGACAAGTACAGAACATCAATTAAGAAATAAGAATACAAGCAATCAATTAAAGATATTAAATCAGTTTGATATAGAAAATACAGTAACATTTTTTAATCAGTATATTAAAGAATTAAAAAGCATATCTTTTTTTAGCTGGTATTACATGCAAACTAAAAATGTTTCAAATGAATATAAAATGATGGAGAATGATGAATTTTCTAGTTCTTTTTAA
- a CDS encoding glutaredoxin family protein, whose protein sequence is MKKVVIVYSQPSCPPCQVVKQFLNHHNVSYIEEDISVDTDARDKLVNELLSTSTPTITVDDQVVAGFDLKKLEELLDLRE, encoded by the coding sequence ATGAAAAAAGTGGTCATAGTCTATTCACAACCAAGTTGTCCACCCTGCCAAGTTGTGAAACAATTTTTAAATCATCACAACGTTTCATATATTGAGGAAGACATCAGCGTTGATACAGATGCTCGCGATAAATTAGTTAATGAGCTTCTATCAACCTCAACTCCTACAATTACTGTCGATGATCAAGTTGTGGCAGGCTTTGATTTAAAAAAGCTTGAAGAGCTTTTAGACCTTCGAGAATAA
- a CDS encoding MBL fold metallo-hydrolase, giving the protein MVFLEEQNILFESSANPSISNIIEGLAAFNIPLEKIAFIIVTHIQLDHAGCERLLLEKCQNAKLVVLLKKTKYRTRPARFNQSSIVVNMFY; this is encoded by the coding sequence ATGGTCTTTTTAGAAGAACAGAATATCCTCTTTGAATCATCAGCAAATCCCTCTATATCAAATATAATAGAAGGTTTAGCAGCGTTCAACATTCCCTTAGAGAAAATAGCCTTTATTATTGTAACACATATTCAATTAGATCATGCCGGTTGCGAAAGATTACTTTTAGAAAAATGTCAAAATGCTAAATTAGTCGTTCTTCTAAAAAAAACAAAATATAGGACGCGTCCAGCAAGATTTAACCAAAGCAGTATAGTAGTTAACATGTTTTATTGA
- a CDS encoding YkuJ family protein, with the protein MSQLLGIITRLQNLQENAGSGEPLQRFFEVEGEKRCSVKYFDKSNTFELEVYQKGDKPQSYQFDNIDMIAMEIFDLLQ; encoded by the coding sequence GTGTCACAACTATTAGGTATTATTACAAGACTACAAAATTTACAAGAAAATGCGGGTTCTGGTGAACCTTTACAACGTTTTTTCGAAGTTGAAGGAGAAAAGCGTTGCAGTGTAAAATACTTCGATAAGAGCAACACGTTCGAATTAGAGGTTTATCAAAAAGGAGATAAACCTCAATCATATCAATTTGACAATATTGATATGATCGCAATGGAAATCTTTGATCTACTTCAATAG
- the cbpB gene encoding cyclic-di-AMP-binding protein CbpB codes for MIRIETTDFKDVKVQDLMIPADKVAHVQLGNNLEHALLVLTKTGYTAIPVLDPTFKLHGLIGMNLIMDNIFGLERIEFEKLENMKVEEVMNTDIPRLYLDDNLEKGLDLVVNHSFVCVQNEENLFEGIFTRRAILKQLKNHKNNLNKS; via the coding sequence ATGATACGTATAGAAACCACTGATTTTAAGGATGTAAAGGTTCAAGATTTAATGATTCCAGCGGATAAAGTTGCTCATGTTCAACTTGGCAATAATTTAGAGCATGCACTACTTGTCCTAACAAAAACAGGCTATACAGCCATCCCAGTTTTGGACCCAACCTTTAAGCTACATGGCTTAATTGGTATGAATTTAATTATGGATAATATTTTTGGACTAGAACGGATTGAATTCGAAAAGTTGGAAAATATGAAGGTTGAAGAGGTTATGAATACTGACATCCCTAGACTCTATTTAGATGACAACTTAGAAAAGGGACTTGATCTTGTTGTGAATCATTCGTTTGTATGTGTTCAAAATGAAGAAAATCTCTTTGAGGGGATATTTACAAGAAGAGCAATATTAAAACAATTAAAAAATCATAAGAATAACTTAAACAAAAGTTGA
- a CDS encoding ribonuclease H-like YkuK family protein, with protein MNESFTFYNVSEKQMSFQTVIERIKGFMLKDPRSEYVLSIGSDSHVHQNETKFITAIHLHRIGKGAWGCLKTYSVKRPIVSVREKISMETALSQEVAYSFTTKYLVDLTDVLIPFADEGADLLFEIHLDIGRKGITKELIQEMTGRIEAMGVEAKIKPESYTAFSYANRYTK; from the coding sequence ATGAACGAATCATTCACCTTTTATAATGTCTCAGAAAAACAAATGTCTTTCCAAACAGTAATTGAGCGTATAAAAGGATTTATGCTTAAAGATCCACGTTCGGAGTATGTACTGTCAATTGGTTCGGATTCACATGTTCATCAAAATGAGACAAAATTTATTACAGCTATACATCTTCATCGCATCGGAAAAGGAGCATGGGGCTGTTTAAAGACGTATAGTGTAAAACGCCCAATAGTTAGTGTTCGTGAAAAAATCTCAATGGAAACTGCACTAAGTCAAGAAGTGGCTTATTCATTTACTACGAAATATTTAGTTGATTTAACAGACGTCTTAATCCCATTTGCTGATGAAGGTGCCGATTTATTATTTGAAATCCATCTCGATATTGGACGTAAGGGAATAACAAAGGAATTAATTCAAGAAATGACTGGAAGAATTGAAGCAATGGGGGTTGAAGCAAAAATTAAACCTGAGTCTTATACTGCATTTAGCTATGCAAATCGTTATACAAAGTAG